One Pochonia chlamydosporia 170 chromosome 5, whole genome shotgun sequence DNA segment encodes these proteins:
- a CDS encoding cell wall glycoprotein (similar to Beauveria bassiana ARSEF 2860 XP_008596731.1): MKTMQMLALGSAVAGASAKHQGRYHNTTTAATPNVVYTTEIVTALTTYCPGPTTITHGAKTYTVTSATTLTITDCPCTISKPVHPTGTPGDECSKQCYRAYNACRGKPGANMSYCAYEFASCLGYNPFGGDGSLITPTACSKTAASTQAPTQTATSDDCAKNCYNAYNKCRGAPGANFAVCGSQFASCLGYNPFTGRNGTLVTPTACSGKPLVSSTAVSTPCPTETHVQPPQDCAQMCYDKYNQCRGKPGANMSFCASQFAGCLGYNPFKNGTLVTPTACSKPAASSTAVPTNPVVPTQSEPAEKDCAKMCYDKYNMCRGKPGANMSFCASQFAGCLGYNPFDGNGSLVTPTACSSGTAVTAATATETATDTATGVVTEPTSAMTEPTSAVTEPTSAVTEPTGAGTQATGNPTGTNPPVTAGAGALAPAKILLALGAIALL, from the coding sequence atgaagactATGCAAATGCTTGCTCTCGGCTCAGCCGTAGCTGGTGCCTCTGCCAAGCATCAAGGACGTTatcacaacaccaccacgGCGGCTACACCCAACGTCGTCTACACCACCGAGATCGTCACGGCTCTCACCACCTACTGCCCTGGTCCCACGACCATCACCCACGGCGCCAAGACCTACACCGTCACCTCTGCCACCACGCTGACCATCACCGACTGCCCCTGCACCATCAGCAAGCCCGTCCACCCCACGGGCACCCCTGGCGATGAGTGCTCCAAGCAGTGCTACCGGGCTTACAACGCCTGCCGCGGCAAGCCCGGTGCCAACATGTCCTACTGCGCCTACGAGTTCGCCTCCTGCCTAGGCTACAACCCctttggcggcgacggcTCGCTCATCACGCCCACGGCCTGCTCCAAGACTGCAGCTTCCACTCAGGCTCCCACGCAGACTGCCACCTCCGACGATTGCGCCAAGAACTGCTACAACGCCTACAACAAGTGCCGCGGCGCTCCTGGCGCCAACTTTGCCGTCTGCGGCTCCCAGTTTGCCTCTTGCCTGGGATACAACCCCTTCACCGGCCGCAACGGCACCCTCGTCACTCCCACCGCCTGCTCCGGCAAGCCTCTCGTTTCTTCCACTGCCGTCAGCACTCCCTGCCCTACTGAGACGCACGTCCAGCCTCCTCAGGACTGTGCCCAGATGTGCTATGACAAGTACAACCAGTGCCGTGGCAAGCCTGGCGCCAACATGTCCTTCTGTGCCTCTCAGTTTGCAGGATGCCTGGGCTACAACCCCTTCAAGAACGGTACGCTCGTCACCCCCACCGCTTGCTCTAAGCCCGCTGCCTCTTCTACTGCTGTTCCTACCAACCCCGTTGTTCCCACGCAGTCGGAGCCTGCTGAGAAGGACTGCGCCAAGATGTGCTACGACAAGTATAACATGTGCCGTGGCAAGCCTGGCGCCAACATGTCCTTCTGTGCCTCTCAGTTTGCGGGATGTCTGGGGTATAACCCCTTTGATGGCAACGGGTCTCTTGTGACGCCTACGGCTTGCTCTTCTGGCACTGCTGTTACTGCTGCTACTGCTACTGAAACTGCTACTGATACTGCTACTGGTGTTGTTACTGAGCCTACTAGCGCTATGACTGAGCCTACTAGTGCCGTGACTGAGCCTACCAGTGCTGTGACTGAGCCTACTGGTGCTGGTACTCAGGCCACTGGTAATCCTACCGGCACGAACCCTCCTGTTACCGCCGGTGCTGGTGCCTTGGCTCCTGCCAAGATTCTCCTTGCGCTGGGTGCTATTGCTTTGCTGTGA
- a CDS encoding major facilitator superfamily domain-containing protein: MEPDERQPLFARPPEDLDDDDTQHELPQDNFATADRVTVVVLLSLILFTIDIGNISSVNAMSSVQLKILCRQHGGNETCGLIPGIPVEYIAELDNIQRVRGILAVISGILTAMPYGLAADKYSRRNLLALCVGGVLISTAAESIVCMFPKVFPLRLIWLTAVLKLIGGGPQVFYALVFAIATDVSTQAQRSILFLLLGSVTTLTSLLGFRLSRFFANKDPWVAIYLGLATVCISTVLVLFIPATRDASSLRRYEITLEADDSESRRSKLGNRVKKASKEIHSTVRAALWGDRRLSAIFLGIFLLGMSPYALGITFLVFSLDDWFEMEKMGNLIYISMGSSLVLTAVILPPIAYGLHKQYHLTPFKRDLWLMRVLPVLLVVGALLTCFAKSAGVVIAGTVLMAPVWGFLLLSRSLISLVSGEQHLAILFCLVGGVWAVALLIGRPVLDLLWSLGMNSDAILRGFPFLVLAILYAVTTVLTLSIRDGDEADESDETV, from the exons ATGGAGCCAGACGAGCGCCAACCTCTCTTCGCCAGACCTCCCGAAGACctcgatgacgacgacaccCAGCATGAGCTACCCCAGGATAACTTCGCAACCGCCGACCGGGTGActgtcgtcgtcctcctctccctcatcCTCTTCACTATCGACATTGGCAACATATCCTCCGTCAATGCCATGTCCAGTGTCCAACTTAAGATTCTCTGCCGCCAGCATGGAGGAAACGAGACATGCGGCCTGATTCCCGGCATACCTGTTGAATATATTGCAGAACTCGACAACATCCAACGAGTCCGAGGCATCTTGGCCGTGATATCGGGCATTTTAACGGCAATGCCATATGGTTTGGCTGCCGACAAATATAGTCGGAGAAACCTATTGGCACTCTGCGTTGGCGGAGTGTTGATTTCAACGGCTGCGGAGAGTATTGTCT GCATGTTTCCAAAAGTCTTTCCCCTGCGGTTGATATGGCTCACCGCGGTGCTCAAACTCATAGGCGGTGGCCCTCAAGTCTTTTATGCGTTGGTATTCGCCATTGCGACTGATGTGTCGACCCAAGCACAAAG GTCCATATTATTCCTGCTCCTGGGCTCCGTCACAACTTTAACCAGCCTCTTGGGCTTTCGCCTCTCCCGATTCTTTGCGAACAAGGATCCCTGGGTAGCAATCTATCTCGGACTGGCGACGGTGTGCATCTCGACAGTGCTGGTACTTTTTATTCCTGCTACTCGTGATGCTTCTTCCCTGCGTCGGTATGAAATTACACTCGAAGCCGACGATTCAGAGAGCAGAAGGTCCAAGCTAGGCAATCGCGTGAAGAAAGCATCCAAAGAGATTCACTCCACTGTCCGTGCTGCCTTGTGGGGAGATAGACGACTGAGTGCCATTTTCTTGGGCATCTTTCTACTCGGCATGTCGCCGTATGCACTCGGCATTACCTTCCTGGTGTTTAGCCTTGACGATTGGTTCGAGATGGAAAAA ATGGGCAATCTGATTTACATCTCGATGGGATCCAGCCTTGTGCTAACGGCAGTCATTCTACCGCCTATCGCTTACGGGCTCCATAAGCAGTACCACCTCACACCGTTTAAAAGGGATCTATGGCTCATGAGAGTACTCCCCGTTTTACTGGTAGTCGGCGCCCTTCTTACATGCTTTGCAAAATCAGCAGGCGTCGTCATCGCCGGAACAGTGTTAATGGCTCCAGTATGGGGctttcttctcctcagcAGGAGCCTGATATCACTCGTCAGTGGGGAGCAGCACCTGGCTATATTGTTTTGCTTGGTGGGTGGTGTGTGGGCGGTTGCTTTGTTGATCGGACGGCCGGTCCTGGACTTGCTGTGGTCGCTGGGCATGAACTCGGACGCCATTCTTCGTGGGTTTCCGTTCCTTGTGCTGGCTATTCTATATGCGGTTACGACTGTGTTGACGCTGAGCATTcgcgatggcgacgaggcTGATGAATCAGATGAGACTGTGTGA
- a CDS encoding enoyl-CoA hydratase/isomerase (similar to Metarhizium robertsii ARSEF 23 XP_007824784.1) produces MSTQPQLRFSIPIPPCGEHPGGAITCTEPQPAVYVLTWTSPPENRITTPFLRALLTALDVIEYGDFKRGVVITTSGIPKYYSNGADLEHAFNTDGFWQLFHDTWARFLTYVLHLVTACFAIPIFYEYPMPTLALINGHAFAGGIMLAMAHDYRLGPGSKGWICVNELQFDAPLMRPFTALFRQQIPLLHYRSVALEARRFTGEQAMEVSLVDGVAHTFDDALKFINDRDLLEKAKSQSYAQIKTEMYADLLADLTPKATDRATRKTVDEYSRAAERKEKGRAWYKRWVAENKAKSKM; encoded by the exons atgtcaacacaaccacaactTCGTTTCTCCATTCCAATTCCCCCATGTGGCGAGCATCCCGGAGGAGCGATAACATGTACCGAGCCCCAACCAGCCGTGTACGttttgacatggacatcacCGCCAGAGAATCGTATCACCACGCCATTTCTGCGCGCCTTGCTGACCGCCCTTGATGTCATTGAATACGGAGATTTCAAGCGAGGCGTGGTCATCACGACAAGCGGTATTCCGAAATACTATTCCAACGGTGCTGATCTTGAGCATGCCTTTAACACGGACGGATTTTGGCAATTGTTCCATGATACATGGGCTAGGTTTTTGACGTACGTGCTTCACCTTGTCACTGCTTGCTTCGCCATACCTATCTTCTACGA ATACCCCATGCCTACCCTCGCCCTCATCAACGGCCACGCCTTCGCCGGCGGCATCATGCTCGCCATGGCTCACGACTATCGCCTCGGCCCAGGTTCCAAAGGCTGGATCTGCGTCAACGAGCTCCAATTCGACGCTCCCCTCATGAGACCATTCACAGCCCTGTTTCGACAGCAAATTCCCCTTCTGCACTATCGAAGCGTCGCCCTTGAAGCACGGCGCTTCACTGGCGAACAGGCCATGGAAGTGAGCCTGGTCGATGGTGTAGCACATACCTTTGATGATGCGTTAAAATTCATAAACGACCGAGACCTGTTGGAAAAGGCCAAGAGTCAATCATATGCGCAGATTAAGACGGAAATGTACGCTGATCTGCTGGCTGATTTGACGCCCAAGGCTACGGATCGAGCTACGCGCAAGACGGTGGACGAGTACAGTCGTGCGGCGGAGAGGAAGGAAAAGGGTCGGGCTTGGTATAAGCGGTGGGTTGCGGAAAATAAGGCAAAGTCGAAGATGTAG